In Capra hircus breed San Clemente chromosome 5, ASM170441v1, whole genome shotgun sequence, the DNA window TACCTCCTGCTGGTCTGTTATCAGTTATCCCGTATCTCAACTGCAGTCTCCAGGGAGAGTGGAGTGTTCCAGCCTTTCACAGTCCCATCCTCATCACTAGAAACTGTACAGGAGGAAACATGTGTTTCCTTTtacccttttcattttttttgctgGCGCTCTGTAAccaaagacagattaacaagagaaaagtaaacaagtatattaacatatacatcTCATGTATACTTGTAAGAAATGCAGGGATGACTAACTCAAGGAGGAAGCCAAAATTTGGACTTACAGATTATCTTAACCAaagaacaatatatttttaagtgagcAACAAGTCAGAGAACAGAGTACTAGGCTTCCAAGAGTTGGGAATTGTGGGACAATAAATACATTAGAAAATAATGGAAGATAACAGCTAGTCAGTAAAGGCTCTTTTGCAGAGTCCTCAGGTGCTGTCTTGGGGCTGATAAGTGTCTAGTGTTTTAAATGATTACTTTCTGCACAAATTTATGTTTTACTTCCAGGAAAATAGAGGGAGGAAGAGGACTTTTCTTGAATCTTCTTCTCaactgccttcagctcaaaataatccttgtGCCAAAGGGGAAGATTTTGGGGTGGCATGATTCTGCTATTCTTTTGTAGGTTTTACTATACTGTTTTCTTGCTTTACAATGACTCTTTATGTTCTAACATGAAAAAGTGAAGTAAGACATTGTCAGAAAGGACTTAGGAATGTTCACATGAGGCTTACTTATAACAGTAAAATATTGATTTACAAATTAAGAACTGAGAAACAACCAAAAGAGTCAGTATAGGAATCTGTGATCAACGTGGTGCTTTAAAAGCTATATGCCTATCAGAACAACAGGGAGTGTGTCACATTCTTTGTGGAAAGTGTACATAAAATAATTCTAAGTGAAAAAGATGAAGACAACATAATGAAAGCACATCAAAAACTGAATGCAAATGAATGTGAATCAAAGATGGGAGCAATTTTCCATTGTGTAAtatgttcattcaggtttttttccctcctagttgctcaaattcataatAAAATAGGAGGAAGTTCCTCTTTGGGCAATAGAGCTAATCCCACTTCTTTCTGAGCAATGTCTTCAAGCTatatcatttcattattttcttgcaATTAACTCTTAGGACATCAAAACTTTTAGTGTAAGTGAAGCAATAAACAATCCCTGCTTTCCACATGTCTCCAAGGGTGGAGCTCCCAAAATGGtcagaaaagaaggaagtgaaaAGATGTTAAATACCAAGTCCAGCTCACCTGGTCAACTTGGACATTTGGCTTCTGTCAACATGAAGGCTCTCCTTATTCTGGGGCTTCTCGTCCTTTCTGTTGCTGTCCAGGGCAAGAAATTTGAGAGGTGTGAGCTCGCCAGAACTCTGAAGAAATTTGGATTGGCTGGCTACAAGGGAGTCAGCCTGGCAAACTGTAAGTTAACTATTCTTCATCCTTCCAAATAGCCAGCTGTGGAACAGATACGAattgaggaagaagaagaagaaagggacttTGAgtgaatggctttttttttttttttcttgaagggtTTGTGCATTTACAAATGGCTCAAAAACTTCAGCTCAGAATCAGATGTACCAAGGGAAGGAATGAGGCATGGGAGGGTCAAATTCTACACCATTCTAAGCATGCCAGGTCTTGCTGTACTCCTCTAGTGCCACTAAACTTGCCAGCTGGCACTTGTAGGGTGACTATAACATATACTTCAGCCCTCAGCCATTTCCAGCTTGGAATCTGGGTTCTGCAAGCAAGCGTAAGGcagtatttttgtcatttttaatcCCCCTACCATGATGCCCGGTTTTTAACAGCCACGTTTTATAAAAAATTACATTGAACTCTTAGAACAGGGACTATAGGAACCTATTTCTCCTCAGTCAATATCTACATAAGGATCCCTGAAATGTAGCATGAGATAACATTCTATTATTCTGACTCTAgttcattaattatttttcattttcttccacagAATTCAAGATGTGCCCTAAGGAAAAGTTCCCTTGTATTTCAGTCCATACCTGTCAATGTCAACATTGTATTTTTCAGAGTGAATTCAGACATTTCTGCTCCATAACTATTTCTTAATAAATGAGCAAATggctagatggatggatggatgacataGTCTTTCCTGTCCTATGAGTCTTATTGTCTGGATTGTAATTTGGTATCCAAATTCACCTTTAGGTATCATAAGAAATTTTCTTTCTCCTAGTAAATCCTGATTTTTCCTAGTACAAAGATTTTTACATTAGCATATGCATCTGCTGCTAGTGACCAAACCCATTTAACCACTCTGTTGATTTTTCTATTCTAGGCTCAATCTTACCTGGGGCATGGGAGCAATGGAAGACACAGCTAGTTTAATATTTTTTACAACGTGTTATCTTGTTTCATTAGTATTAGCAAATGATTTGCTAACAAAAGAATTCTCCTAAGGGCCCCTAACaccaaatgttaaaatatttacaagTAAAATATATCTTTATGCTTCTAAAATAAGTCATTAGTAAAATAGAATTGTGCTATGAAAGATAAGTCATATGATGTTGCTGTTTATTACTAataatatggtttttttttttttcagggatgtGTTTGGCCTATGGAGAAAGCCATTATAACACACAAGCTATAAACTATAATCCTAGAAGCAAAAGCACTGATTATGGGATATTTCAAATCAACAGTAAATGGTGGTGTAATGATGGCAAAACCCCAAAAGCAGTTAATGGCTGTGGTGTATCCTGCAGTGGTAAGATAAGATAATGTTGAGGGATGGCACAGGGCCCATTTGGTGGTACCTATAAGAAGAGAGATTTAATACAAATGAAAAGGTCTTGAAGAGTTCATGAGAGACCCAGAGAAACTCCATCTTAACTTCTAGAAACTGCTTTATCGTCTACCTCATAATTCCTTAAGTAAGAAATTAAAAAGCTGGTATCATAGAAGGTTGCTGTTTGCTGACATACAAGAGTTGGAATGATCTATCACTGTATTATAACTGGACATGTTGATGCTTTGTAAAGAACAATGCCATTCCTACTAATTTACCTGGTATGGGAGAGGTTTAGGGATAATTTGGTTGTGTGGTCTTTTTTCCACTTTGTCATATTTACTTCttctatgtatatattatacagtagggttttttttttttttgctgagtgaTTTTAAAGTGAATTAGAAATATTATCACATTGCATTCCTAAATTCTTTAGTTTGCATATCTAAAACATACACTTCCTATTCAATCACTGTCATTCTAACAAGTTAatatatggatttatttttaagtggGGTGAAACAAATATTCTATTgagttctttttaaaactgagataaCATATGCAatagttagggcttcccaggtgggactaGTAGTAAAGGAccctcctgacaatgcaggagacatgagatagaggttcaatccccggattgggaagatcctctgaaggagggtatggcaacccactccagtattcttgcctagaaaatcaacatgaacagaggagcctggggggctacaatccgtggggttgcaaagagtcacacacgcaCGTGTGCACATCAATATTTATTGCATAAAATATTGGAGAAGTATTGCAAATTtgatattgtttcatttttaatattaaaattcctAATAAAGAAGATTAGTTTCTAGACATATCTTTTATATAGAGTTagtatagtttaaaaaattatttgtattatatAAT includes these proteins:
- the LOC108633237 gene encoding lysozyme C, tracheal isozyme: MVRKEGSEKMLNTKSSSPGQLGHLASVNMKALLILGLLVLSVAVQGKKFERCELARTLKKFGLAGYKGVSLANWMCLAYGESHYNTQAINYNPRSKSTDYGIFQINSKWWCNDGKTPKAVNGCGVSCSALLKDDITQAVACAKKIVSQQGITAWVAWKNNCQNRDLTSYVKGCGV